The Fibrobacter sp. UWT2 DNA segment GTGTCAACACGAAGTGGTTCCTCTTCCTGAAAATCTTCCTGGTCGTATTTGTAATCGGTTCCGGATTCCTCATCTACAATGCTGGCCGAATCACGAAGATTGTCGTGCAGCACGAAAAGATGCGCACCGCCAACGCCCAGCTGGCAAAGCAGAACGCCAACTACGAAGAACTCTTTTCGAGAATTGACTCCCTGTGGGTTCTGGAAGAACGCATCCAGAATATCCTGGGAACTTTCATCGAAAACGATTCGGGCGTCATCAACAGTCTCATTGACAAGAGCCGTTTCGCCCACACGCCTTCCGAAAAAATCGACGTCGATTACGAGGGCATCCACGGGTGGAAGTCCATGGAAGAAAAGAGCCGACTGGAACATATTCCGAACGTAATCCCGGTAGTCGGAATCGTGAGCAAGAAATACAACGAAGTCGACGACCACCTGGGAACCGACTTTTCGGCGCAGGTCGGAAACCCGGTTTTTGCATCGGGTAGCGGAGTCGTAGAATTCGCAGGT contains these protein-coding regions:
- a CDS encoding M23 family metallopeptidase gives rise to the protein MKGKYYKVQIIPEDSKEIKSYRVNTKWFLFLKIFLVVFVIGSGFLIYNAGRITKIVVQHEKMRTANAQLAKQNANYEELFSRIDSLWVLEERIQNILGTFIENDSGVINSLIDKSRFAHTPSEKIDVDYEGIHGWKSMEEKSRLEHIPNVIPVVGIVSKKYNEVDDHLGTDFSAQVGNPVFASGSGVVEFAGPKNELGNTVVINHQNGYITSYSHLKDIRTRKGRNVGKGEIIGTVGNTGNSSAPHLHYSITKDGKEMDPELFINY